The genomic segment aatatcaataaaattatatttgttgggccaaaattttattttatacaaggcttctaatatatttcttaaataacagttgaaaaatattaaaaatacacatgcacaatttttttttataagcattttaagttcgaatttttacaaaatgtatcaaattttaaatttaataattattgtgtagttaagaaagtataaaatattaaacttttaaagctaaggattaaaaatttaaaacaaggttccacataaattaGTTtagtcacaataatatcataaaataaacttggtaatatattaatatcataggctgaatgaccgtcttcgctcagaatcgtttttcttatgcagtgatattatatcattaaattaaaatttaacaccatctataACAGTGACCTATTTGAATGCACTTTTGGATTCATTTATTTGTATCTATCTTCAATTTTACCAACTTTACCTGTCATGGAATTTACcgactaatttaaatatttaattcctaagataaaaatacgtaggtatgccatttataaatgtaatgaatgtactataggtacattcattCATAAGgggatttattttgttattagtatttactattttttaatcaaatatttaagatataatattataatgatttatgatatattattttaatattatagtcaagtgcagttaaacatttttttattacataagttGCAATTACCAAAGAAAAATGGCAAGTGGGTAGGACACTTTTGTTGGATACCTACATGAACTCTCAAAATGCCTGTATTTTGCTGACACTATCTACAATACCTACATAAGTGGAAATCCATTCAAATTTCAAGGGGTTAGCTAAAATTTTATACATCGATGTGCCAAAGGTTCCCACAcaaccaaaaaaatgttatatatatttttttttcgatgggGTGCTAATGGAAATTTGatggctaagccccccccccccctatttccGCCAATGCTacagtaaaaacaaaaagggCCTCTTAAGATATTTTTGAACCGGTgcctcaaaattgtaattgcggCACTGggttaaacgtttatattatatagtaatatttcaacgatgataacataatattatacactatagcgtttaaaattaaataactttgtaatatttatacctacctataaaataagtagaattaaaatgtatgattacctaatattattataaggtatcAGGTATCAGGTATCTACTATCTacgaatattacatttattaaaatgtttttattattatgtacgatataactattattattttgtaaataaatgtcattatttgttaacatagtaattaatagttatatacgtatacacatATCTCAGGTCAGACTGTCGAAGTTTATTGAATATTACTTATTCCatgaattatatagataaattccTCTCTTTCAAAGTCTTAAAATCTCTCCTCTCCTTTTCTCTGGAAATCAGTCAAATTATACATACACTTTCTTCGTTCTTAAATAGGTTGTctgtttttaatacatacagTCTCTATGGATGCCcggtattttaatgtataaatatttagtatattgtataatatacatatataatataacttataaaaagtaaaaacctatATAGTAAAGCTTAGATATTTTGTAACTCTGGCATTTAATTTTTGCCGACTAATTACACTTCCAACTTCCACTCTTATAGCGTTTTCGATTTGACGCACTTTTTGCACTGAGTGAAAAAACGTATTCGATTTGACCAATATTCAGTGAACTGGTGCACTTTCTACACCGCTGATTTTGCCAGTGCACTAgttgcattttataaatatgaacagtTTTTCTCTATAACGGGACACAATATCATCTAATTtcctatttatcatattattataattattatttatatctgcaaataatgttttttttttattcgatttttagaaaactagtaggtacatacaacaCTCGCGTAGTGCTAATGGAATTTCAGTGCACACTATTTTGTCAAATCAAAACGCTATCAATCTTTATGACTTAGTAATTTTGTATCGACATCTTTCTAAGTTTTCCTTTGCTCTTAAATCGTCAGGAGTACGCACTAGAGATGGATAATTAACCATAGAGTAACTCAGTGGAATTAACgtaaaaattttaacatcaGATCCGGATTATgtattaacactataatatagtatattgtaagcCGGCTTTGTATGCTTACCAAATGACCAATTAATAGATAACTTTATAAATCAcagttattacctacctactttatatattgtacaaaaactagttaagtaatatactaatatgttataatgaatgagtaggtattaatgtatgatGATACTATAACTTTAAACataaccaataatttataaatacggtATAAAATCAACCAATAATCCGGACCGtcgcataatattaaatgaactAAATTCTTAGGACCTcaataaaccaaaaattaattcGGACAAACCCTCTATGTCAGATTTGTCGAGAATGAGCGgtgactaatataatatagatcataGATGCTGTATAGAGTAGTACCCAATACAGtaatacttatacctacctactgtatagcCTATGGTAGGTACGTCAGTACCAAATTTATAACCGTTAACTTTTCTTATaacctattacaatttataatattgtaagataagtgggttcttatttattttatatttttattaatcaaatctccatattataatattcaataacatattatattattggtttaatttctatacctacatattgttttaaagaaGAGTTTCAAGGagagaaagtaaaaaaaaaaatatgatatgtattaaatataaatactactgTACTAGGTGGGTATATAGTaagtatgttaattaataattggaaaGCCGGTCACttcagtaaattattttatatattatacggcgtgaattcaaattttaataggtaggtatattattttgtgaaaaacttCAAGCTATAGCTTTTTTCCTAACACGGCCCAGCGAATCGTGGAAAAAAAGTCTCAGTAAAAAAGCTCCCACACTAGGAAAAACTCAATTAACtaaaaaagtctaaaataataaatataatagtacatatatataattattataatacctaatgcaattaacaatacaatattttaatcatatctCTTTCTTATGTTAGACTTATGGttgttaaaaaatctaataacctaatctaacctaacctaacctaaccaatttTGCTcacttgtatttgtatacaatatatattttatggtttccTACGGTCTTTGTCCtagttttttaataggtacttctCGAATCTCCGGCAGCATTTAAAGCTAATTTCGCTTCAACTACggaaatttccatttttatttttctaatttatttccAAATAGTTGAATGCTTATCTCCACAGAGTTTTACAAATCGATCATTCCACCCCtccagttatattatattcgtttgaTACCTTCCTCCAAAGtggtattatgtacattatacataatataaggaaGGTGAAAACATAGGtggaattttttgaaaatgcaaGGTCctacaaatataggtaggtatcatttACATAATacgaatcaaaataaattaaaaggtcTTCTGCATCTGTTATTCTGGTGGGATTATTTCTTTATTCAGTGGTAGGAAAGCTAATCCATCAATCATGtcgtaatatttttgaaaattactatcTTTTTTACCTATACGTTTTTCAACAAAACAAATTTCTGAACTTTGCTATGTGTATAATGTTGATTGACACACAATCCGTTAATGGgttccaaaattattttttgtagcaTTTATGACtgctaatttaaaatctaaatgtaaaaatatcaaatctgGGTTCAAATCTTGAATCTggcatttttcttatacaacattaaatatttattcataatatatatattgactttTTCTgcacaatacaatatacaaatattacaaatacggAATTTATGTGAAATACACAGTTGTACACGAATGACGTATAATTACTTGAAAAATTCAGGGGTGAGACGAACATTTTCGTCGACAAACCGGGTATCAGATTTGGCCAAGAACAACAAATAGTTATCAGTggcaaacattaaaatatatatcagcATTTGGGCCACTATCATACAGCAAAAATCTTTAATTTCCATATTCCCGATACTTTCATAGTCtacaagtaaattaaaaaaaaataagtgtaaacaatttaaaaaatgtataaattataaagtttttgaaaaatgtgttgTTCATGAGTTCatgacataatttattattcaaattatgtgaaaaaaataaaaatataatgagtgTTATTTGATAAATGAATCACCTGATTAGTACTATGTTAAGTTGTGTACGTTTATTAGacttttcattttgaattattgCATTCTTTAAATGTAGatagttaggtatttaatttaaataaaaattaattttaaatttgcctTCTATATTTATTTCGTTTGCACAAGTACGTTTAGGTGGATCATTACATGCCCTATGGATTCTGATTGTCTTATTAGATTTCTTGTCTTGGCAATTCAGCGAGTACACTTGTTTACCACTTCCTAGAAAATTTGAACAGGCAAATcgcttattaatttaactttttccaccaaaagattttttatttttgtcgcaGAAATAAGATTGTTATATATTCTTATCATGGCTGCGTAGCATGTGTCAGATGTTTGGAAATAATGAACTTTTTAGTGTACCAATAAATAAAGGATCAAAATATACGGATTGTGATAGTTAAGCTAAAATACAAGGTACAACTGAATAACTGTACAAGAATAAGTATTTcggtacatttttcaataaacttttttttccgattatcCAACCAAtgaagcaatgaatgtattgattttacaatattatgtacattcattaaggcagtaaaaatatttcgattttcaactttgtgGGTGGTGTTGGTAGCAAATTgcaagttaaaacgttaagttaattttaattaaattaataaactggttactttttttttcaaattaactttcaacttaataagttacttttttttcaagattaacgtgttaacttcaagttaattttatttcaagaatatctaaattaagttagtTTTCGTCcgaaaaataatgcaaatttttgaatgtgtttttactttgatgttttattttaaatttcctaagtaatttttttgaacgtaacgaaaaactatctaataaatcaAGCTACGCCCCgcgtgaattataattattatttacttatttattaatttatcaaaaaaaaactacttactaGATCTCGTTCAAACCAATTTTCGGTAGAAGTTTGCATGGTAATgtacatcatatatattttttagttttatcatcctcttattttagaagttatgggGGAGGGGGACACATTTTACCACTTTGGAAGTGTCTCTCGCGCAAACTAttcagtttagaaaaaaattatattagaaccctcaatataatttttgaagacCTATCCATAGATACCCCACACGTATGGGTTGgatgaaaaaattttttaagtCTCATTTCTAAGTATGGGGAACcctcaaaatgtattttttttttctatttttgtgtgaaaatattaatgtgGTTCACAGAAAACATCTACTTAGCAAGTTTCAACAATATAGTTCTTATAGTTTCGGAGAAGAGTGGGTGTGGCACCCGGTCGGACAGACAGACGGACATGATGAAACTATAAGGGTTCCGTTTTTTGCTACGGAACCCCAAAAAGGATCAATAATTTAccaggaattttaaaatatacctataattaaagaCTAGTTACTAGTAtacttaattatacttattttcaaataagtatatttataataaattattgagattttttgtactatttacaAACAGTGTCCTGTGGTGATCCAAaccaatcaaaattatatttttctaataagagccccctattatattttagtcaagCACAGATTATAGTGGAGGGCCAATGGGGACACGGCCTCAGGGCCCATTGATTTTGGGGGCCCATCTTtatccccaaaatatatttttttagcgtgtccaatagttttcaaaaaaaataaatcgggtaagtggatgtcgctctgctgtacagtaggttacaagtgagtcactgtatgatggattgtattaaatttgaattcaatgatataatatcattgtatacaaaaaacgattctgagcgaagacggtttgtcagtcaggatattttatattgttattatttattagcctgtaaattgaattaatatttttaaatttatcacaattttttattcctttctatggtgataaacattgcattagaaattaaaattccatttttagcggttttttaaatttgccGGTGGTAtttcccatggcattaaataactattgagaaaaccGAAAAATgatctctctaaagtaccaccTTCATCcaatatgctaaaatataagatattataatatgttggaaTTGAAGCACTTCTGcaggtagaaattttgtatacagaataaaaaaaaatgataaacaccattgtaaaaccactagtttCCTCActtcgctcaaaatctaaaaatagtttataatattaatattaaatgtaaaaaaaaattatttataatattaatattaaatttttataataatatgtaaaaaaaaaaatgttatataatattcggatttaaattgaaaataacattaatgaAACTTATAAAGGAACCTTGCATACAATTTCTCAAGCTTTttacaaagtaaaatatttatagagaatatttaaaaaaaaaattacaaactttgAACAATTTCTTAAGgctataactaaaaataaatgattacttTACTACAGTATTAtcacattttaacaaattattattaaactagaattttatcaaaacgCAAAATATCCAAAAACTCTTTCCAAACGTTTTGGTTCTGTCAGTTTATGTCTTGATAAATTTCCACTAGTAGAGAATGATTTTTTACATACATCACACTTGTATGGTTTTTCGTGACTATGTGTTCTATAATGAACTAGCAGATTATCATTTTTCATAAACTTTTTCCCACACTGGGTACATTGAAACCGTTTTTCCACAGTGTGAATGCATTTATGGGTCATTAAATTTGATTGGTCTCTAAAGAACTTTCCACATATAGTACACTTATATGGTTTATCACCAGTATGAATTTTGCAATGTCGTGCCACGTGGTGTTTTTCTTTGAATGTTGCATGACAAACATcgcaaataaaacatttttgttttgtcttaGTTACTTCACCAGCCAGGGCCTAGAaaacaatcatttaaaaaatgagttaaataagtatttaaaagacacacattgaatattcaaatttaaaacctaattaaatcggtgtttatttattttatagtgaaccataatttatcataataaaaattatttaaagatttaatatcTGATATTTCATCACACAAAACACtgaatatatttcaatacctaaattttgtaataaaagaaaaactaaagttaaatagattttaaaatatgtaatactgcATTCTAAAGTTGTGAATACCTAATTTaagtataagaatataatatcttaaagaATTGACATTCtctaaaatcaaatttgtttgatattattaatccatattaatatcataaaatattctattttgcatataatacctataatactattcaataaacaattttcatacatttttatattttttgtataaaatgatatagaaaagtatatcaaatttaa from the Acyrthosiphon pisum isolate AL4f chromosome X, pea_aphid_22Mar2018_4r6ur, whole genome shotgun sequence genome contains:
- the LOC100572669 gene encoding putative zinc finger protein 702 → MPSTTRSKTLNRRTTDKENHYTCNACGKSFTKKYKIAIHCQLHFGENPCRNKVYEEIMPSTTRSKTLNRRTTDKENHYTCNACGKSFTKKYKIAIHCQLHFGENPCRNKALAGEVTKTKQKCFICDVCHATFKEKHHVARHCKIHTGDKPYKCTICGKFFRDQSNLMTHKCIHTVEKRFQCTQCGKKFMKNDNLLVHYRTHSHEKPYKCDVCKKSFSTSGNLSRHKLTEPKRLERVFGYFAF